From the Paenibacillus sp. R14(2021) genome, the window TAATAGGTTCTGGACACGTTCAGAAACACGTATTCCATCAGGAAATATAAGGCCGGCATCAGCGTCATGACGCCGACCGCTATGAGCAGATAAGGCGTTGTAAAGGTGCGTTTGAAATAATCGGCCGAAGACAGTCCGCCCTCATCCGCAGCACGATTGCCGCTTCGTTCCTGCTTGAGCGTTAACGGAACCAAGTATGCTGCAATCGATTTCCAATAATTCACGCCGCCAGCAAGCATAAAGAGCGGTGCCAGCATATAGACGGCGTCTGCGCCAAGCCAGCGGCTCACGACTTGCGCCAGCAATCCTGCAGCGATGCCGCCAAGCGCCGCCGATGAAACGAATACGGGCATAAGCCGCTTTCCTTGCTGCGTCGGACATAGGTCGACGGCCAAGCTCCACAGCAGGATCGTCTGCTGCCTGACCACGAAGCTCGAGCTCAGAAACAGGAACGGATAATAGGCGCTCATGCTGAAATCCGCTAAATGAAAGATGAGCAGGACAACTGCATTACAAGCGATAATGATGCCCATGATAGCAAATAGCGTGCGCATCAGCTGCGGTTTGGACAGCCGGCTGGTCAACCAGGACATGAACCAAGCCTCTAGCGGCATAATCACGGCTTCCGCCCCGTATACGTACGGCAAATACTCACTGCCGAACCGCTGATTGAACAGCGTCATGTACCCATTGTAATTCAGCATTTCGGCAATCCCGCACAGAAAAAAAACAGGCACCATCATCGCCAGCTTCCGCCGGTCATCGAATTTGGCGCCAATTGAGCGTAATAAGGTTTGATTCATATGTTATGCACCATGTTTATTCGAATGTACTCGATGCCTGCCGAGCTTCAGGCTGTAGATCAGCCGGTCTTCGCCTTCAAAATAATAATCCGGACAGCGTCCTGCAAGCGAGAAGCCTGTCCGTTCGAAGAGCCGGCGAACAGGCGCGTATAATTCCGTATCGCATGTATAGGTAAGCACATACCGAGCCTCTTGAAATTCCAATACGCCAATCATGTCGTTCAGCAGCAGGGCCGCAATACCATGCCTGCGGAATGCTTTGTGAACGACGAGATAGTCAAGATAATACCCGCCTGTCTGCTGCTCGTTCTGCAAATAGCCAATTACGCCGATCATTTCATTCCGTTCATTCTTGACGAACCGATACGAATAATCCGATACCAGCGCCTTGAACGGATTGGTCTCGTAATGCTGAATTTCACCAGGCGTATGATTCATGTCGTCGAAGGAAACATCCGACAGGAAAAACTTGCTGATCAGCCTCGCATCCTCTTCCAGAAGAAGCGGCTCTACATGATACATCGTTTGCCTCATACCGGTCTTCCTCCTCTATCGCTATGAAACAGCCAGCGTGCCGTTCCAATCGACAGCCGTGCCCCGTTGGAAATACTCGTCGCATAAATAGAAATACAGCTTTGCTGCTTTATCCATCCGGTTCCATTTAATCACTTCCACGAACGTTTCCCTCGCGTCGAAGAAGCGGCCTTCCTGGTACAGCCGAATGCCATGCTCGAACAATTTCTTCGTCTTGTCCTTGCCGGAGCGGAGAAGCTCGCTGTCGCCCTCGTAAATATCATACAGCTCTACGGCCTCTTCCTTGCCCTCGATATGAATACGGCCGAGCCAGCGGTACTGAAACCGTTCAGGCGAATCCATGGATGCCATCGCTTCGCGGGTAACGAGGATGGAGACGCCGAGCGGCTCGGACAGCTCCTCCAGCTTCGAGGTCAGCGTCACATCATCGGAAATCACATTGCTTTCCATCTTCGTTTCCTCGCCGATAATGCCGAGCATAAGCGGTCCTTTGTGAATGGCGATGCCGATATCGACCGGACTTTTATTCGTTTTACCGCGATGGCCGTTATAGGCGACAAGCTCCTTGCGGATCGCGATTGCAGCCTTAATGGCCTCTTCCGTCCTGTTCGGGAACAGCGTCATGAAGCCCGCGCCCAGATAGTTGCTGATTAATCCGTTCTCCTTGCGGACAAGCGGACCGAAGCGGCTGAGAAACGAATTCATGAAGTTAAAGTTTTCCTTCGGCGTCAGACGTTTCGACATTTCATAGAACGTACGCAGCTTCGTGACCATAACGACCATGTTCTGCTGCACTTGATCGCCCAAATGCACATCCAGAATGCCCCGCTTACCCAAATACTTGAACACCTGCTGCGGCACGAAACGGAAGGAAGCTTCACTGAACGCCGTAATATCATTGATATACTGCCGGATATGCCGCACCATGAGGTTGAATTGCTGCCCCAGATCGGCCACTTCGTCGCTGGAACGGATATGTACTTCTGCATCCCAATTTCCGTTCGTAATTTCGGTGACGCTTTTGCGAAGCTTCCGAAGCGAAGCGAGCAGGAAATAGGAAGAAATCATGAACACGAGCAGAATCAGGATGGTAATAATCGTAATATTTTTGAAGATCGACCTATTAATGGTGGAATTCTCGGTACGCAGTACGTTCAAATCGCGGCCCGTCTCATAGATGCCGACAATGGCGCCCTTGGAGTTATATACCGGCGCGATCGCATACGTCCATTGACCGTTCGCGTCCTCCCAGCTTCCGCTCATGACCTGTCCTTGCTCCACGACCGGCAAATTATTCTCCGTCAGCGGAAACGGCTTGAACATGTTCACCCCGTCATCGTCGTCTGCGATGATGTAGAGCTTACCGTTCTCGTATTTATAAACCGTGCTGTAAAGCCCGCGGCGGTCGATGCTGCTGTCATGCTGAAAAAGCACGTTCATTCGCTGTTTGATTTCCTGGTAGTCGACGTTCATAAAGTCATTCGGCGAAGTAAGGCGTTCCAGCCGATCGCCGTCGATAATATATTTGCCGCTCTGTGCCAGAACGGACAGCTCCCGCTTCATCTCCTCTTCCATCTTGCCGGAGAAGCCGTCATATATGGAGTTGGACAACACGATCATCGAAACGATAATGAGCGGCACGAACGCGACCATCTGTTTCAGGAAGAATGAAATCCGCCTTCTCATCACATGCAGGTAGATCAGCCAGCAAACAGCGATCAGCAGCAAGACGCTTCCTGCGGCAGCTCCCCATACAAGCCACAAACGGAATTGCTCGCTACCGCTAAAGGTGATTTGATCGGTTAAGGAAGTCACGGCACCGTTACTGCTTTGTTTCATAATGCGATCAGCCAGCAGAATGTCCATGCTTCCGTCGGCATGAAGATGAAAGTCGCCAATCTCCACGCTCTCCGCCAGCGGAGCAGCAGCCGTCAGCGTCTTCTCTTCTAACAAGAGCGAAATCGGACTCGTTAAGTCAGGCGTCAATCTCGTAACCGCATTGATGGAACGATCCACAAAGGTTAAACTCCCGTTGCCGTCCAGCTTGAGCCGCTCGGGAAAGTTTTTACGTGTCTGCTCCATACCTGCAACAGGATAGAGCCTGCTACTTGTACCGTCCGAAGCGACGCTGTAGATCGCGCCGCGCTTGGTTGTATAGTAAATTGCGCCGGGCTCCGTTCCGTAGACTTCCGATAGATAGCGGTTAGGCGGCAGCTGGAACGCAAACGGCTGCTCCCATTTGCCGCTGACCAGCGAGAGCTGCTTCTGCTGCACCTCGTTTTGACGACTGATGAAGAACGAAAGCGTATCGCCCTTGATTTGCAGCGATCTGAGCTGCCCGATTCGCTTGCTCGTATTGTCGCCCTTCCATTGGAAAAGCACTTTGTCCAGCTTGCCCGCGGACGTGTAACGGATGATTTCCTCTGCATTCACATACAAGCCGTATGTATCCAGCTCCGTATTGATCACGTACAAGCGTCCGCTGTCATCCACGGCGATTTCCGAGAAGTTGCGCCGATTGCCGCTCTTCTGATTGATGCGGTATTTGAGCGTACCGTCTTTATCGATGGCTTCGATCTGCTGCTTCGCGCTGCTGATGACATATACGCCGCCGCTCGTGTCCTCCGCCATGGCAGAGAGGTTACTGAGGGGTATGTTCGTTTGCGTGGGGCCTTGCTTCAGCTCGCTGCTATGTATGGCTGCATACGTCGTTAGTCCTATTAAACATACCGTTAGAATCGCAAGCCATGATAGTCCTATACTCCGATTATGCAGTGAACTGCGCGACTTCTTCCTTTTCATCCAACTGACGCTCCCTTTCAGAGAGAAAAAATGACGAATTACTTCCATACTACTACATAATTCGGCTTTCAACATTAAATAATTGCATATTTTCGCCAATTACCGACAACTTATATTGATGCTGTTAAAGGCTTTATAGTACTATTGAAAGGTGAGAGATTCGGATTTCGCAGCAATGCGATAGATGCGTTACATATGGATCATGAAGGAGTTTTCTAAGTGGGTCAGCTTGTTTGTCAAGGCGCCAT encodes:
- a CDS encoding N-acetyltransferase, whose translation is MRQTMYHVEPLLLEEDARLISKFFLSDVSFDDMNHTPGEIQHYETNPFKALVSDYSYRFVKNERNEMIGVIGYLQNEQQTGGYYLDYLVVHKAFRRHGIAALLLNDMIGVLEFQEARYVLTYTCDTELYAPVRRLFERTGFSLAGRCPDYYFEGEDRLIYSLKLGRHRVHSNKHGA
- a CDS encoding adenylate/guanylate cyclase domain-containing protein yields the protein MKRKKSRSSLHNRSIGLSWLAILTVCLIGLTTYAAIHSSELKQGPTQTNIPLSNLSAMAEDTSGGVYVISSAKQQIEAIDKDGTLKYRINQKSGNRRNFSEIAVDDSGRLYVINTELDTYGLYVNAEEIIRYTSAGKLDKVLFQWKGDNTSKRIGQLRSLQIKGDTLSFFISRQNEVQQKQLSLVSGKWEQPFAFQLPPNRYLSEVYGTEPGAIYYTTKRGAIYSVASDGTSSRLYPVAGMEQTRKNFPERLKLDGNGSLTFVDRSINAVTRLTPDLTSPISLLLEEKTLTAAAPLAESVEIGDFHLHADGSMDILLADRIMKQSSNGAVTSLTDQITFSGSEQFRLWLVWGAAAGSVLLLIAVCWLIYLHVMRRRISFFLKQMVAFVPLIIVSMIVLSNSIYDGFSGKMEEEMKRELSVLAQSGKYIIDGDRLERLTSPNDFMNVDYQEIKQRMNVLFQHDSSIDRRGLYSTVYKYENGKLYIIADDDDGVNMFKPFPLTENNLPVVEQGQVMSGSWEDANGQWTYAIAPVYNSKGAIVGIYETGRDLNVLRTENSTINRSIFKNITIITILILLVFMISSYFLLASLRKLRKSVTEITNGNWDAEVHIRSSDEVADLGQQFNLMVRHIRQYINDITAFSEASFRFVPQQVFKYLGKRGILDVHLGDQVQQNMVVMVTKLRTFYEMSKRLTPKENFNFMNSFLSRFGPLVRKENGLISNYLGAGFMTLFPNRTEEAIKAAIAIRKELVAYNGHRGKTNKSPVDIGIAIHKGPLMLGIIGEETKMESNVISDDVTLTSKLEELSEPLGVSILVTREAMASMDSPERFQYRWLGRIHIEGKEEAVELYDIYEGDSELLRSGKDKTKKLFEHGIRLYQEGRFFDARETFVEVIKWNRMDKAAKLYFYLCDEYFQRGTAVDWNGTLAVS